TTTCATATCTTTTGATGCAATGTCACTAACTACACCGCGCGCATTTTGAATGCCTTGCATGGCGCCTGACACGACACAGTTAATTTCATTACTGAATTGATCTGACCGATGGGACAGTGCGCGAACTTCTTCAGCGACAACAGCAAATCCTCTGCCAAACTCGCCTGCGCGAGCTGCTTCAATGCTGGCATTTAGGGCCAATAAATTGGTTTGGGCAGCGATGCTCTTTATGTCGCTAAGTAATGTCATAACCTGACTGATTTGTGTGTACATATCATCAAGTTGGTATACCAGCCGCATACTTTCCTTGCTGGTGTCGATAATCGTATCGACGAAGTAGTGTAGGGTGACTTCTGTGTCACTGATAAATTTTTCTATTGTTGCTTCATCGCTAGCGTCATCCCCTGTATTAGTGCCTGCCATATCTTTCAACAAACCAACCAGCACCTCTTTTTCTGCTTGTGACTGCTGGCTAATACCCTGAAAGCTTTCAGCTAAACCACCAATTGCATTAGATACCACGTTGCGATATCGCTCTACATCGCTACTAATATTGTGCATCTCGTCATGCATGGCCAGTGATAGCTGATTATGCAGTTGTTGCTGACGATTATGATTTGGATGAGTATTATCGCTGGTGATTTTTTGATTTTTCTTGTTCTTTCGAGGTGGCTGGCGAACATTGAAATATACAGCTGTCAGCGCCCAGGCAAGTGCAGTGGCAGCGGTAACATCGAGAGAAAGACTGTGGTTTTGTGAGAAAAGGATCAACCAGGCGGAAAATACACTACAAAGAGTGGCTGGTAGATAACATAGAAATATCAGCAAAGATGTAGAGGGTGCTGAATAATTTGGTCTCATTTTAATATCCTTATCAACCCAGAGATCGCTTGGTCTCTTATCTCCATTTCCAACGGAAGAGTGATTGCTTGGCTATGGCCGAACCCATCCGGGTGAGCCCCTTTGTTGAGCAGCAAACCTGACCTTAATCTAAGGTTGGCTATCGGCAAATTGTCATGTAACTTGAGTGATTGATGAGTGTAAAATTTACTAAGGGAATAGTATTTTTAAGGTAAATCATTATGATGATAGCCATGACAGTTACTTGGTGTAATGATTTGTTTGATGCGCCGTATTGTAGGACAATTCATATTTATTTCATTTGACTCTGGGTCTGGAAATAGAAAAAAATGTATATAATAAAGCCCCTCGCTCTTGCAGATAAAAATAACAATAAAAAATTTATTGGAGAGGTTGTTTTTTAGTTAAAGTCTAATTAGATTGAGCCGCTATCTTTTTCGTAATGGATTTAGGATAGTGGTTATGGAAGAACCTAATACAGTCTTATGTGACGAAGAGCTTGGCATAGCGAATGCTCAAGACTTCAGTCAAACACTCCACGATGCTTTTCTCACTGGAAAAGCCACTATCGTCGATTTATCAAAAACTCAACGCATCGATACGACTATTGCGCAATTGATTTGCTTATTTAATCGTGATGCGCAAGAACAGAGTCGTGATTTCGAATGGCGTTATTCAGACGCCGTTGCCGATACCCTGAGAATTTTAGGCCTGAAAAACCATCTTCATGCTTATGAGTCGTGTTCGTCTGTAGAGAACAATAATGATGGAGAAAAATAAGAATGTTTCGGCAGACAATTATGAGAATCTGGATTCACATATTTAGGTTTGGAGACGAAGCATGGCAAGTATATTAGCAGTCGATGATTCGGCATCGATGCGTCAAATGGTGACATTCACTCTTAAGGGCGCTGGCTATGATGTAACTGAAGCAAAGGATGGCCAGGAAGCCTTGACTAAAGCCAAGTCCGCTCGTTTCTCGCTGGTGATTACTGATATTAATATGCCCAATATGGATGGTATTACACTGACTAAAGAATTACGTTCACTGTCTGCGTATAAATTTACGCCTATTTTAACTCTGACTACTGAGTCATCGGCTGAGAAAAAACAGGCGGGCAAAGCGGCGGGCGCGACAGGGTGGATAGTGAAGCCCTTTAATCCCGATCAGCTACTGGCTACGGTAAAAAAAGTTTTAGGGTAGCGCGATGTCTATTGATATGAAGCAGTTTCACCAGACCTTCTTTGATGAAAGCTTTGAAGGTTTGGATATTATGGAGGCCAGCTTGCTCGGCCTTGAGGTTGGTGCTGCTGATACGGAGATTGTTAATACTATATTTCGTGCCGCACACTCGATAAAAGGAGGTAGTGGCACATTTGGCTTTAGCGAAATTGCCTCCTTTACTCATGTACTTGAGACCTTATTAGATAAAATGCGTGAGGGCTCACGTGACGTAACGCAGCACGCAGTAGATTGTTTGCTACGGTCAGTTGACTGCGTACGTGAAATGCTTGCAGCAGCAAGTGACGATGCTGAGGTAGATACAGCAGCAGTTACTGAGATACAGCAGCAACTAGAGGCAATTTTAAATTCTGATGAGGGGGCGCAACCGGCTCAAGACTCCGTACAAAATACTGGGCAAAATGTTGAGCAAGATACTGTCTTGTCTACAAAAGCTGAGGTGAAACAGGTAAGTGGGTGGTCTATCCATTTCGTTCCTCATATCGGAATGTTGACGACAGGTAATGACCCAGCCAGAATGTTTCGTGTGTTAGAAGAGTTGGGCGAGCTATCAGTTGAGGCTGATATTTCAGGCTTACCGAGCCATGACGAGTTTCACCCGGAAGACAGTTATATTGCCTGGCAGCTTACGGTCAAAGGCGACGCTAGCCGCGAGCAAATAGAAGATGTTTTTGAGTGGGTCGAAGACGATTGTGATTTAGAAATTGTTGCGCTTGAGGCGACTATTGAGCCTGCCGTGACTGCAGAGCCAGAGCTAACATCAGCAGCGGTTAAAGACACGGCGGAAGTAGAGCGTCGCACAGAAGGAGACCGACGTCAGTCTGGTGATCGTAGGCAGAGCAGTGATCGCAGGGCCGCTAAGCAAACTGGTTCTGAAAGTGCCTCGATTCGTGTCAACATCGACAAGGTTGACGATATTATTAATCTGGTTGGTGAATTGATAATCACCCAATCTATGCTTGGCCAGGTGGGTGCCGAGCTGGAAGCTGAAGACCATGCTCAAGGTGATACAGATTGTTTGGAACGTTTACGTGTCGGTTTGGGGCAGCTCGAGCGTAATACGCGCGAATTACAAGAAAGTATTATGCGTGTTCGTATGCTACCAATCAGTTTTGTTTTTAGTCGTTTCCCTCGCATGATCCATGATTTATCCAGCAAGATGGATAAACACATCGAACTAGTGATTGCTGGTGAGCAGACAGAGCTTGATAAAACCATTATGGAAAAAATTGGTGATCCACTGGTTCATTTAGTTCGTAATTCAATCGACCATGGTATCGAAACACCGCAAGAGCGTATTGCGGCTGGTAAACCAGAAACCGGAACCGTTTCACTGAATGCCTACCATCAGGGTGGCAATATTGTGATAGAGATCCGCGATGATGGTAAAGGTCTGGATAGGGAGAAAATTCTTGCCAAGGCGCGTCAGCGTGGATTGATTCAAGGCGATGAGTCAGTGCCTGATGAGAAGGTCTATGACCTGATTTTTCAACCGGGATTCTCCACTGCCGACGTGGTAAGTGATGTCTCTGGCCGTGGTGTTGGTATGGACGTAGTGCGTCGTAACATCAGAGACTTGGGCGGCAATGTTGAAATACAATCTGAATCAGGTGGTGGCACCACCATACTAATTCGTTTGCCATTGACATTGGCAATACTGGATGGCCAGTTAGTCAGTGTTGGCGAACAAACTTATGTTGTTCCGTTAACATCAATTATCGAGTCCTTACAGATAAGGAGAGATCAAATTAAAACAGTTGCTGGGCAAGCTCAGGTTTATTTATTGCGAGATGAATATATCCCGATTATTCGTCTCAGTGATAGTTTCGATATTCCTACTCGTACTGCTGATCTGGATGGTGGTTTGATGGTGGTTGTAGAAGGGGGTGGTCAAAAAGCAGGTTTGGTTGTTGATGACCTTCTGGCACAACAGCAAGTCGTCATTAAGAGTTTAGAGACAAACTTTAAGCGTGTCGATGGCCTTTCAGGGGCAACGATTCTAGGTAATGGCACTGTGGCAATGATCCTCGATGTTGGCGGTTTGATCGTCTATTCCAAATCAATTGATCCTGCTTTGATACGTTCCCGTAGAAGTCGCGACGAAAAAATTATGCGACCAGAAACAGATTCATATCTGCAAGAAAATGAGACTGTGATGATGCAAATGAATAAGGAGACTGCGAATGAGTGCAATACAGTCCATTGACGAAAGCTACCCAGTAGTGGGGGTGGATATCAATGCTGATATGGATCAGTATTTGACCTTTATTCTTGCAGACGAAGAGTATGGCGTAGATATTTTACGGGTTCAAGAGATCAAAGGGTGGGGTTCTGTGACGCCCATACCCAATACTCCGGAATTTATTAAAGGGGTGATTAATCTTCGTGGAACAATTGTTCCAATTATTGATTTGCGCCAGCGATTTGGCCTGGAAAAAACAGATTATGGGAAGCTAACTGTTGTTATCGTTTTAAATATTATTTGTGAATCTGGTGAGCGTGTTATGGGCATTATCGTTGATGCCGTGTCAGATGTTTACAATGTGACGGAAGAAGAGATGAAGCCACCACCTGATTTTGGCAGTGTTGCCGCTATCGACTATGTCAAAGGTCTGGCGACGATTGGTGAGAAGATGGTGATTGTATTGGATATTGATCATTTATTAACAAGCAGTGTTTATGAGTCGATTCACAATTCAGCTCGCCCAGACTTGATTAAAGGCTCCCCAGAGCTGAATTCTACTTAATTAGGGGTTGCCAAAGTTTTAAAAACAGTGTCCGCAACAATGTTAGCGGTGTATAAGGATATGGAGGAAGGTGCAATGGTTGCCAGCAGAAAAGAACTTAATATTGATCTTGATGATTCAGGTTTGCTTGCTAGTGAAGAGCAGATAAGTCGATTACAAACAATGGTAGATGGCGCGCAGAGCGCACTGATGACCATTGATAGAGACCTGATCGTCACCTATGTTAATAATGCAGCGAAAAAACTTCTTGCTCGTCATACAGTGGGATTAAAGCAACTCTATCCTGATTTCCCTACGGATCGTTTGGTCGGTAGCTGTATCGACATATTGCTTAAAAATTCGACAGACCAACGTGGTATTTTTAATGACTCATCAAACCTTCCATTTGATTCGGACATTGATGTTGGGCCATTGAAGTTTCATCTTCATGTGACTGCCATACAAGACACCCATGGTGAGTATGTAGGCAGCACCCTGGAATGGGCAGACATCACCGAAAAGAGTGCATTAGCCAAACTCAATGCAGACTACCAGGGCAAGATTGAAGCTATTAATAAATCGCAGGCGGTTATTGAATTCAATATGGATGGCACTATTCTGACTGCCAATGATAACTTCCTTAATACCTTGGGTTATACACTTATGGAAATCGAAGGTAAGCATCACAGTATGTTTGCCGAGGCGGGCTATGCCAATAGCGCTGAGTACAAAGCCTTTTGGGAAAAACTCAATCGTGGTGAATACGATACGGGTGAATACAAACGCGTCGGCAAGGATGGCAAGGAAGTCTGGATACAGGCCTCCTATAACCCGATAGCAGACCTTAATGGTAAACCCTTCAAAGTGGTGAAATACGCCACCGACGTGACTGATGTCAAATTAAAAAGCGCCAATTTCGGTGGTCAGATCGAAGCCATTAGTAAATCGCAGGCGGTTATTGAATTCAATATGAATGGCACTATTCTGGCTGCCAATGATAACTTCCTTAATACCTTGGGTTATACATTTTCCGAAATCGAAGGTAAGCATCACAGTATGTTTGCCGAGGCGAGCTATGCTAATAGCTCTGAATATAAAGCCTTTTGGGAAAAACTTAATCGTGGTGAATACGATACGGGTGAATACAAGCGTATTGGCAAGGGTGGTAAAGAGGTTTGGATTCAGGCTTCCTATAACCCGATAACTGACCTTAATGGTAAAGCCTTCAAAGTGGTGAAATACGCCACCGATATTACAGAACAAAAACATGCTCTCAATCAAATTCAAAATTTAGTCAATGGCGCTGTCAAAGGTGAGCTTGATCAACGGATAAACACAGAGCAATACGAAGGATTTGTACGCGACTTGGGAGAGGGAATCAATGTTTTAATGGACTCTGTGGTAGAACCTGTTAAAGAGGTCGGTCGTGTCATGAAGGCTCTGGCGGCAGGTGATGTCGCACAATCCATGGACGGCGAATTTCGA
This window of the Gammaproteobacteria bacterium genome carries:
- a CDS encoding STAS domain-containing protein; amino-acid sequence: MEEPNTVLCDEELGIANAQDFSQTLHDAFLTGKATIVDLSKTQRIDTTIAQLICLFNRDAQEQSRDFEWRYSDAVADTLRILGLKNHLHAYESCSSVENNNDGEK
- a CDS encoding response regulator translates to MASILAVDDSASMRQMVTFTLKGAGYDVTEAKDGQEALTKAKSARFSLVITDINMPNMDGITLTKELRSLSAYKFTPILTLTTESSAEKKQAGKAAGATGWIVKPFNPDQLLATVKKVLG
- a CDS encoding chemotaxis protein CheA, translated to MSIDMKQFHQTFFDESFEGLDIMEASLLGLEVGAADTEIVNTIFRAAHSIKGGSGTFGFSEIASFTHVLETLLDKMREGSRDVTQHAVDCLLRSVDCVREMLAAASDDAEVDTAAVTEIQQQLEAILNSDEGAQPAQDSVQNTGQNVEQDTVLSTKAEVKQVSGWSIHFVPHIGMLTTGNDPARMFRVLEELGELSVEADISGLPSHDEFHPEDSYIAWQLTVKGDASREQIEDVFEWVEDDCDLEIVALEATIEPAVTAEPELTSAAVKDTAEVERRTEGDRRQSGDRRQSSDRRAAKQTGSESASIRVNIDKVDDIINLVGELIITQSMLGQVGAELEAEDHAQGDTDCLERLRVGLGQLERNTRELQESIMRVRMLPISFVFSRFPRMIHDLSSKMDKHIELVIAGEQTELDKTIMEKIGDPLVHLVRNSIDHGIETPQERIAAGKPETGTVSLNAYHQGGNIVIEIRDDGKGLDREKILAKARQRGLIQGDESVPDEKVYDLIFQPGFSTADVVSDVSGRGVGMDVVRRNIRDLGGNVEIQSESGGGTTILIRLPLTLAILDGQLVSVGEQTYVVPLTSIIESLQIRRDQIKTVAGQAQVYLLRDEYIPIIRLSDSFDIPTRTADLDGGLMVVVEGGGQKAGLVVDDLLAQQQVVIKSLETNFKRVDGLSGATILGNGTVAMILDVGGLIVYSKSIDPALIRSRRSRDEKIMRPETDSYLQENETVMMQMNKETANECNTVH
- a CDS encoding chemotaxis protein CheW, with the protein product MSAIQSIDESYPVVGVDINADMDQYLTFILADEEYGVDILRVQEIKGWGSVTPIPNTPEFIKGVINLRGTIVPIIDLRQRFGLEKTDYGKLTVVIVLNIICESGERVMGIIVDAVSDVYNVTEEEMKPPPDFGSVAAIDYVKGLATIGEKMVIVLDIDHLLTSSVYESIHNSARPDLIKGSPELNST
- a CDS encoding PAS domain S-box protein, translating into MTIDRDLIVTYVNNAAKKLLARHTVGLKQLYPDFPTDRLVGSCIDILLKNSTDQRGIFNDSSNLPFDSDIDVGPLKFHLHVTAIQDTHGEYVGSTLEWADITEKSALAKLNADYQGKIEAINKSQAVIEFNMDGTILTANDNFLNTLGYTLMEIEGKHHSMFAEAGYANSAEYKAFWEKLNRGEYDTGEYKRVGKDGKEVWIQASYNPIADLNGKPFKVVKYATDVTDVKLKSANFGGQIEAISKSQAVIEFNMNGTILAANDNFLNTLGYTFSEIEGKHHSMFAEASYANSSEYKAFWEKLNRGEYDTGEYKRIGKGGKEVWIQASYNPITDLNGKAFKVVKYATDITEQKHALNQIQNLVNGAVKGELDQRINTEQYEGFVRDLGEGINVLMDSVVEPVKEVGRVMKALAAGDVAQSMDGEFRGEFAGLRDSVNSTMGNLLDVVVKIRESSNSISSAANEIAQGNQDLSQRTEQQATSLQETASSMEELTSTVKQNADNAVQADQLAVGAREQAEKGGSVVSDAVSAMNEINSASKKIADIIGVIDEIAFQTNLLALNAAVEAARAGEQGRGFAVVASEVRNLAQRSASAAKEIKTLINDSVEKVDEGSKLVNKSGATLEEIVIAVKKVGDIIAEIAAASKEQSSGIDQINIAVAQMDEVTQQNAALVEEAAAASESVNDQANGLDELIGFFNTGDEVVNTSQPARRVAPQRRVVQSVAARAPARKRAPSTVTNEGDGEWDEF